One Zymoseptoria tritici IPO323 chromosome 5, whole genome shotgun sequence genomic window, CACACCCTTGTCGCAGAAGAGAAATTGTTTAATCGGAGCATTTCCTGGAGCGCCTCGAGGAGCACTGCTGACATGTCCTCGATACGATGTGTACTTTTGCAACTCCGTGCCGTAGTAAGACGTCACTTTGCCCTGATGGTAGATCAGCACAAGCTCGGCGCCCTCAACGTGTGGTCGCTGGAGCGAAGCACGCGATGGTTTCGACTCACATGCTCGTTTCCAGCCCACAACAATTCCTGCAATGGGTCGAAAGCAAACGCGCTGAGGTGAGATGGCGGAGCATTGTGAACCGGGCTCGACAGTCCTATCCGGGTGGCCTCATTCCAGTCGGCCTCCATCGCGTCAATTGATCTGCTCCTCTACCCGGCCACATCTCCGAATGGATCAATACATCAACAAGTGCGGTAAACGCCCAAGATTTGGCTGTGAAGCGGCCGTACTTCGAGGATGAGGTCAGGCAAGGCCTATTTGTGTTTAAACTTGGCGCCGGCGCGGTCGCTTCGGCCCGCCCGGCAGCATGAATGAACGTCTCGGAGCCGGCTCGCTCCCTTTTCTTCCATCATCTGCCAACTTTTTCATCTCAACCAATTTCTTTGCGAACGTTGTTCAGCAAGCTTATAAGGCTACGATGATGCTTGATGCCGTTATGCTATGCGGCTTGCCTCCGTGAGCCACGGTCGAAGAGCAGATTTGCTCATGACTAGCAAGCGGCTCCCCATGGGCGAATCGTCAAATCAATCAGGGCCATGATCCTGCACAACCCGATTCACGAAATCACCACGCGACCACGACGCGGTTCGGCGCTTAATTCAGGCTCTTTATCCGGCCCCCTTTGTGGCACTCAGTATGTACTACCAGCCGCTTCCATCGTGTGTTTCGGGATGCACTTTTCCGCCTCCGGTGAAGATGTCGTCTTTACGACTGGCTTTCTGTGAGATTCGGCGTGGATTGGAGACAATGTGGCGACGTGAGTATACTATTTCACAGTCAATTCTGACATTCATCCCTTGCTTGCTGTGCGTGACTTGAGCCCTTATCGCATTCCAGCGCTGCGAATCCTTTGACATGGGtccggaggaagcggcggaggATCAACGCGCATGGCTTGGCGCCACTACCGAGATGCGGGAGTGGACCTGCCTCCACAGAGCAAGTTTGTTTGCGCATCCTTTGATAAATGACTCGTCTTACCTCATTTGCCTCATTCTTTGCTCTCTGCGCCATTTGACAGGAAATGCCCTTTCACCTCGAACCTCAGCTGCGGTCGACATGACGCGCAGAGCCCTTTGGCAGATATGTCTGAGCATTGCAGTCATCTGCAGTGCCACGATCGCCCTGCTGTTCTGGACGGACGTGCCGCTGAAGACCATCGGATTTCCTGGAAAACAACACAATGACGAAAAAAAGAATCCGACTTCAAAATACTATTCATTCAGAACATATTCAGCATTCGGTACATCGATCAACGACACCACCTCCAAATCTGCCACGCGAGAGCAGCTCTGCGAGCATTTCCCGAAGGCGTTGCTCCGCGACATCCAGCCAGTCTTAAAGGTTGGCCATGGAGTCGTCCAGACTCGCGCGCGGAATTCCCTCAATAGTTGCTCCGCCTGCATTGATGACCTGCTGATATTCTCCGACTTCGACGAAGAGCTGGAAGGACGGCCAATCATCAACGTCATTTCAGATCTTCCCGCCGAGCATCAGGAGCAAGAACAGCTCATTCCCTGGAAAGCTATGAATGGCCTTCCAGTGAACGGCTCTATGATGGACCCGGAGATAACCGGCAGACAAGGGTGGGAGCTGGACAAGTTCAAGTTCTTGCTAAGTATCAGCCGCGCATGGCGCATGCGGCCCGAGAAGAGGTGGTACGTCTTCTATGAAGGCGACACCTTCGTCGTCTGGGACAACGTATTTCGATGGCTGGCGAACTTCGACCCAGACACACCGCAATATTTTGGAAGCCCATCTCCAGGACGCGAGGACAAGGGTGAGCGGGTATGGTTTGCAAATGGTGGGCCAGGCTACATCATTAGCCGAGCAGCTATGAGGAGACTCGTGAAGAATGACTTCGACAAGACGACCGGCGAGTATTTGGGAAGCAAATTTACCGAGAATCATTGGGGAGATGTGCTTACAGACTGCTGCGGAGATTCTGTGCTTGGCTGGGCTCTTTGGCAAGAGCAAGTCAGGATTAGTGGCGTGTGGCCATCCATGAACCCACATCCGCTCCACGGCGTTCCTTTCTCAGATCAGCATTGGTGTCAGCCTGTGATGAGCATGCACAAAGTGCATGAGAAGGATATGGTGGATTTGTGGCGGTGGGAATGGGCACATCGCGATTTCAAGGTATACATTTTGATCACTCCTAGTGACACACTCCATCTAATATTATCTCACAGCGCCCTTTCCTATACCGTGATCTCGCATTATCCTATCTCAACCTCACCACCATGCAACGACGAAACAACTGGGACAACGCCGCCTGGGATGGCTTCGACGCACCCGCCGATGCACCACACGTCTCTGCCGACTCTTGCGAATCAGCATGTAACAGTCATGGAGGCTGCTTTCAGTGGACTTATCACCGTCGGCGTTGCACTTTTGTACGATCGTTCCGCCTCGGAGATGCAAAGGAGCCGACCACGCCAGAGCCGGAGACGGATGGTGAATGGACGGCCGAAGACCAGCAATTCATCGCCGGATGGGACACCAAGTCTATTGCGAAGTGGGCGGATGAGCGGCCGTGCAAGGAGATTCAGTGGCTGAGGCCTAGTATCTCGAGGATTATATGACGAACTGACATGCCTTCTGGAACGATTGAAAACTCAAACATGAGCTCGAGCACTCTGGTGTATGCTTTGAGGAGTCACTGCGGCATCGGGATAAGCCTAAGCCACCTGGCCATATCCACGAGGCTTGCGACCTCGAACCGCAGAACGATCCATTGAGATTCGCCGCTTTGCGTGCCTCCACGCACTCTGTTTTTGAGGCGACTCGCGGTCAGCGGCCGTGGACTGCATGCCAGACCCCGAGACTTCTCCGCTGGCCATTGGTCCAAGGCACGAAAGCATTTCGGATGCAAGCACCAGCAGATGCAGGACTTTCTTCTGAGCATCGACGTATCCACGGACCATGATGACCTGTGGGCACGATGGCGATGAGCCTTTTTCATGTCTCCGAGAGAACACCTATCACCACCCAACCGCTGTTATACGAGATATCCTCGTCTGAGTCTTGGACTTTGATGGTCTGCGAGAAAGGTGCGATGGGCAGGCATGAGGGTTATACAGTACACTGTTCGTCACTCCTCGCTCTCTGCCTCTTCGTTCCTTGAGTCACCAGGAAACGATACCATGACTACTGCCTGCCGGGTACTACATCATCACTCATTCTCCACAACACCATCACGCGTCTCACCTCGCCACAATGCGCCCCACCATCGCCGTCggcctcttcgtcctctcaGAACTCCTGCCATCCGCTATGGGCACATGCTTCACAATGTGCGTTAACCTAAACCAGCTCTCGAAAGCCACAAGGCTGACCTCTCCCCGCTTCCACCACAGTTGCGACTGTTGCTACAACACAACAGTAAGATCCCGAGACTGCTCGAGGAGTCTTCAATCGTCTTCACAATATATGATTCGACTCGAACCTAGCCCGAAAGAGATCGCATCTACAGCTATCACCACAACAAGCAGGGGAAAGGTATCTATCAGCCTTATGACGGCACGCAACACGATAAATTGGACGTATGGACCTGTTTGCGGGTGTCCGTGCTTGCTGTCGCCGTGAGAGGTGATGGAGGTATCGGGATGCTGAATGCCGTGGAGGGTGTGGGAGGTGTCTTGGAGAGCGTCTTGGGTGGTGGGAAGTACGCGCTTTGGGCTCGACGTTGCGGACGAACGAACAGGCTGGTGCAACGAGATTATGGTCAGAATTGGGCGATCCAGCGGAGATGGTGGGAGTGGCCGTTCGCTCCATCCAATGAATCGCGAACCTGATGGCCACCAGATTTGAAACGCCATCCAGGCAAAAGTCGACCTTCCGGTGGAAGGCCTGGTCTTTTGTACAGCCGACAAGAATTCAGTGCCGCGTGTGTCCGATGAATGCAAGAGCACCGTTCCCGTTCCTGGCCGGCCTTGATTTTCTCACTCTGTGCTTTGCCGGAGGTCTGCGACTTCCCCTTTGCAGGAGTACAGCAGCCAAGCGTGTCGAATTTCGTACCAAGTCGAAAACAATGCGTCGGAACGACTGTCTGGAGCGGTGCCTGACACCACCGAGATCTTTTTCTGAAGCCCGCGTCGACCCTTCACACTCTGGATCAACAGCGAAAAGACAAGTGCCCGTCTTTGAAGGCAACTCCGAGAGCTGCGGAACATTGCGAATTCGAGGAATTGTCAGTTCCTGCCTGGACTTCTGGAGAGGGTGCCGATTGTAATGGCGGCGTAAGCACTACTTCTCGTATGCAGCCTATTTGGAGTTCCAACATGCGGTGCTCCCATTCGACTCGCCGATCGGGAGGGGAGGTCTTGAGCGCACGAGACAGGGTCGTTTCCTCCCTTGGCGATCGGGCGCGTAAGACGAAGGGAACAAAGGGTGTCGGCGCAGAGGTCCGCGGAATATTTGGCCTCCGGTCGGAGGGTTCCGATCGGTGTTTATCCCACTGCCATGATGAGCAGTCGGACATGTGTTGAGTCGGCAGTTGACAGTCAGTCAGCAGATGAACCGTGTTGCTCACTTCAAGCACCATGGGGTTCAACGATATGGAGGTACGACGATCAGGGGATGCAGCAAGTCTCTGCTGCCGTGAGTGCAGTGGTTTTGAGATGTCGACGCTTGTTTGCGATCACCATGCTTCGGCCTCAAGGATGTCTTCAAGGTATGAGCCATCGCAGTCGAGGATGACCTTGCTTTGCTTGCATTGAAGCCGGCGATTGACTTTCCTGCCTTCGTCATTCCGAGAAGAGCCACTGCGATACGAAGATCAGACAGGGCTACCCTTGTCCGAGTTTCGTCATGTGTTGACGCTTCCACAAGGAGTctgaaggagaggaggtggagtcCGGAGGACCGTGCGTGGCCGTGCGGATTTCCGTGCATCCACAAAGATTAGTTGGCTTGGGGCAAgactggagaggagaggatggtGTCGTGATGGAGAGTGCGTGGTCTCGGGAGAATCTGGTTGTGGAATGCGCTCGGTCTCGGGACAATTGTTTGCGAGGGCATTGAACGAGAAATGGGATTCGTGGAACTGGTAGCGTGGTTGATGTAGCCATTTCGTGGACCGGTTGTTGGGGCATCATGGCATTGCACGATCCATGAAGCAATCCCCAGTCAATGTGACCTCCTCGAGAAGTGCCCGATTTCTGCGTGGACACTGCATCGATTGAGTTTCCAACCGCAAGCACTACTCCTGTACGCGGAACACTGTCTGTGCAGGATACTCCTCGATCAGACTTCGTCACATGCTAACTTTGGATCAGACGTGCCGCTAAAATGGATGGGAAACGGAATGGATGGGAAGCATACTATCCGCTACGTTCCGCTTCGTTGACAACCTTCCTTCCCAGGAATTCCGCCGGCAGCATCAGGGAATCGTCAATAGCAGTGTCATCCGTTCGTATCCAGTGCAGGGTTGACAGTCGGGGGCCATCCCGTATACGCCTTACACCTCTCAGTCGTGTTCGCTCAGATGCATCGCTTTGTACAGCCCATGGGCTGCACAGGATGGTCAAAGCATTCGTACAGGAATTGGCGTCCCGTCGATGAAGTTCAATCACACGTCCTGTCTGATGATCAGTCACACGCCCTGTCTGATGAGCAAATGTTGGCATTTCTTCGAGCTTGCACTGGCACGGCAAGTTCGGCATCATCCTCAGGGAACGGACATCACTTCTCACCTTTTTTTTTTTGGCAGAGAGAGAACCTTGACGCTGGTGACTCAATCGATGCCCCATTCCGGGCTGGCATCGACAATGTCTCGAGTCTTCATTGGGCCGGAAACGTCAAATTGCCTTCAAAGGCCTGACCCAGCAAAGGCCGTAGCCAAACTATGAATCGAAATGATTCACAGACACCAGTGCGGTTGAATGGTATGATACCCGCGGGATGCGTTGGTAGAATGTTCATTTTTGGAAGCATCTCACCGGCATTACGGTATGCGCGAGACAGATGGTCCTTCGTGCTTTGGTGCTCAGTCCATATATCACCAACGCTTCCTCGCCTGATGCTTtgccctcctccctccttccGACAGCAACATCCGACATCGAGTCACAAAGATACCGGCCCACCGCGTACATCACGATTACCCACAACAACGAACGCCATCAACACACATCGCCCACaatgcgcttcttcgccgtcacGCTCTGGCTGTCAGCCGTCATCCTCCCACTCGCCACAGCGGATCTGTATGACTGTTTCAACCTCCCAGTCTGCCACTGTTGCTACCCTCCCGGCGTAAGTCTCACGGTACAGTTCTTCGATACGTTCACTAAGTGATCTCGCAGTCCGCGGCAGGAGGGTACATCAAGCCACATGGATTCTGTCACAACAAAAAGGGCGGTGGGAAGCAATGCGTGCCTGATACGGCTGGTGGGGATCCAACACGTGGAGGTTGCCAGGGTCCTTGTCAGGGCTGAGCGTCGATCGCCGGCAACTGCACGATGGCGCTGAGATTCCGGGTGCTAGGGAAAAGCGGAGATGCTGAGGGTTGCGGACTGCGGATGACATTGTGCGTGGTGCGGAGAGTGAGCTGTGAGACAGAAAATGCGCCGATGTGATCGTGTTCGCTTTCCGTTCATATCCGGCCGAGGGTCAATGGCCAGGGGTATCTTGTAGAACTGCGTCATGGTATACAGGTCATCCCAACTCAATCCTCTTTTCCCTCCAGCGACACGTTCGACACCGACACGTCGACTTTGCCGCCTACAGCATACAGCGATCACATCATCATACAACCAAAGAAGCAAAACCGAAAACGAAAACATCAACACACCTCGCCGCaatgcgcttcttcgccacaCTGTGCTTCCTCTCAACCCTCCTCATCCCATTCGCCACAGCGCAAATGGGTCCTGAATGCCAGTACAAGAATATCTGCGACTGCTGCACGCCTCAAGGGGTAGGTCTCCTTGTGCTGTCTTCCGCCACTCCTTCACACGCTTTCTCTAACTGAACGCTCACAGTCTGAGTCCAGTGACTCAACTGGATACTGTCACACGAAAGACAACGGGAACACGCACTATTGCCTGCCGCCAGCCGTGATTGTGAGTGGGGCAAGTGTGACTCTGTACGATCCAACGAAGCCGTGGCCTTGCAAGGGTCTCTGTGTTTCCGAATGATTGCATCAATTTTGGGGTACTGGGAATCTGGAGATGGCGGCGGTAGTGGCTGGGCGTGAAAGATTTGCCATACGCTCGGTGCGGGATTGCGAAAGATGTGTTGGGTGGAGTGTGAGGGTTTCGCTTTCCGTTGGTGTCCGGCATACAAGGGGTGATGGTCAGGTGGGAAGGTAGGAAAGCGTTCTTTCCTTGTCGCGCCTGATGAAGTGGAGGCAGAAAATAGTTCCACCTTCGATAGAGTTGTCCATACGAAGCGCCATCCTTGTTCGTCGACGAGCACGATGACCAAGCAACATCCTAGAAACAAAGCCTTTCCGTGCTCTTCCGGTGGACTCTTCACGATCGGAACACGTTGCGCTTCCGCATAAAGAAGGCGCTACGTCGCTGTCTAACAGTCAGACTCAGTCCAACTCTCAAGGTAGCCCAACAACCCGCCTCGGTCGATCGACGAACACTTCGAGCTCTCACTGCAACACGCCGGCATCCACGAACGAATCTCAAACCGGCCAAAAAGCACAATTCGACTCTCAGCAAGCGGACTCGACCAAACAACCCATCAATATGAACTTCTTCGTCTTGGCCTCCACGCTGCTACTTGCGCTTCGCGCTTGCGCAGCGCCAATACCCGTCAAGGCACCGGATGCCTCTCTTTCACCCGACCCGGATTGCGATCTCGCCAATAATTGCGGTGGTCGCGCTTGATACTGCCACTCCTCATCTTCCGGTCCGGAGCCATGCCAAAGCGACGCACCGAACGACAACGATGGAAGCGGCAAGAGGGGATGCAAAGCTCCTTGCAATAATGTTTGATGTGATGGGTGGCAGCGGGCTTCGAGGGGAAAAGAGAAGATGGGAGCGAGGAGTCGCATGTTCCTCGGTAGGAGGATGGGAGGGCGGACGGGACGACAACCTTCGCCGCTGCTTGTTCTTGGCTTGCTCGCGTGGGCTCTGGGTCGACTCTTGATGTTTTCAACTTGGTTcgtcgaggtggtggaggagaatcTTTCTCCAAGCATGCCTGAAATCATCGTTAGCTACCTTATTACACGTTGGGAGATGCAACCCTCTCGCTGCCAACGTACAGCACCTTCAGATCGTGTCTTCCGTCTCCGCACTTGTGCATCGCTCCACTCCGCCCGAATACCGgatgcgaaggcgaaggtAAAGAACCTCCAAGCATGCCTAGAACTTCTGTCAGCTAAACTGCAATTGTCCCACCCTCGTCTCCTCACCGCCCAGCACCCACCTCTCGCACCACCCCTCACCTTTCCGACACCAACATCGTCATTTTCCAGGCTCAACATACATCTAGGTCTTTCAAGCAACGCCCTGAAAAGAGGACCGATCAAAGCATTTCATAAAAATAGAAAAAGGAATCTATCTCCAAAGAGCGGACAAAAAGCTAACAATACCCCTCACCCAACTTAATTCTCAAAATTCCGCTCCCTCAAACGCCAGAGAACAAAAAAGGGGTATCCTCTATTCCcatctcatcatcatcgccctTCATTCCTCCTCCTATCTTGACTCCTCCGTTCCTGACTCCTCCCCTCACTCACCCCACTATGACTGCTCTCTACCCGCGCAAGATACGCCGCGCTCGTGAAATCCCGACTCTGCTCAAACGAACTCCTCGTGCGGTCCATACTACTCCGCAAGCGATCGAAACTCGGCCTTTGCGGTCTTCGGAATTCATACTCTGCTTCCTGCGTGCCTTGACCTGGATTTTCGTAGTCGTCGCGCGTGATGATCGGGCTGGTGGGGGCGGTCTCGAAGGCGCCGGCGGGAGGTtgaggggagggggaggggcGGGAGAAATTTGTGGACGGCTGTTgttgggaggaggtggtgttgggAGGAGGTTGGACGGTCTGCGAGTAGACGGGTGGGAAGGCGCGGTCGAGGGAGGAGTTGCGGCCGTGACCGGTGTAGTCTGTGCCGTCGGAGCCGTTGTGAGAGCGAGGGTTGCGagtggcggcggtggcggctATGGAAGGCGGGTAGATGGGACGCATGTCTTCATCGAAGGTGTTGCGGCCGGATGGATCGTTGGCGTTCTTTCGCTCTTTCATGCCCGGATGggaggagtcggaggaggatgccGTGTCGTTGACGAACTTACTGGCGTTGGCGAAGGCTGCTGGAGAAGTGGTGTTGGCATCAATGTCTTTGAGGTAGTCGAATTTTCCTTGCCGAACTTGTTCGCGGATGATATCGATGTCGTATGGGTGGTACATTTTCTGGTAGGCCTTCGCGGCAAAGCGCGGAAGGAGGCAGACGATGATGGTCAGGAGACACACTGCCCAGAAGGAGAGCGCGCCGTAAACTTCGCTCGCGGCATGGTAGAAGGTGAAGCCTGCAGTGAAGGACGTATACACGCCGGTCCAGAACCAGATGAGGAGAATGGAGATGGCGGTGATGAGACACATGAACCAATCCCAGCGAAGGGTGTTCATGAGGATGTAGACAttgacgacaacgacaatggGATTGACGATGTAGACTCCCAGTCGTTTGTAGTCATTGACATTGCGTCCGGATTCGGTGTTGAAAGTCGCCAGGTGGAATTGGAGGTAGGTGAAGAAGAAACAGATGACAGATTGGTAGAGACCGTCGATCATGTAGATCCAGAATTTGGTTTGTGTCCATTCTTTCTGTTCGATGCCACGGCGGTACAATTGAGGAACGGCGAGTGAGACTTTGTCGTCGACGTCTTGATCGAGAATGCCCTGGAAGATGACTGGCAGGGACGTGAAGGCCAAGTTGAAGAGCAGAATGTATGTGTAGTCGAAGGCGTATGAGCCGTCGAAGTTGGCGAAGATCTGGTACCAGAAGAGGGCAAACACCCAGATGATGTTCTGCGGTCATGTTAGCATGGCGTCAGAGAAGATGAACGAGTTGCAGCATACCTTGTAAAAGAAATTGGCGACACACTCTCCCATTCTCTTGTAGTCCCATCGTCCGTGGACCAGCAACAACCTTGTCAAGTATCGAAACTGGCCAATAGCATAGTCCGAACTCATCACAGCCTgtcgtccttcttcaccGGCAATACCCACGCCGACATCTGCCTCTTGAATCATGGCAACATCGTTGGCACCATCACCAATCGACAATGTCATGACCTCGAGCGTGCGCTTGACGAGATTCACCACGGCAGCCTTCTGCGATGGACTGACACGACAGCAAAGCACCGATCTGCACTCTTTGCACAGCAGCAGGAATTTTTGTCGGAGATCATCATGAAGCACAACCTTGAGCGTGTCTCCATCGATGACAAGCGCGTGAGTCGGTGCAGGAGGTTCAtggttcttcttcgctgctTTGAGTTCAGCATCCGAGCCGGTCTTGCCAAACACCTCGAGATGTTTGTCAAGCTCAATCTCCGCCGCACGatgatcgtcgtcgtcgactttCAGCACGATCAAGTCCATGTCGTTGTCCAGCAGATTGCAGGAGAAACCGATGTTGATGGCAGTCTCGACCTTGTCACCGGTCAGCACCCACAATTTGATACCGGCTTGCGCGAGCAAAGCTATGGCGTCTGGCACGCCGTCTTGTAATCTGTCCTCGATGGCAGTGCCTCCAATCAGAGTCAACTCGCGCTCGATGCGGTCGGcgacctcttcgagcttGTCTTCACGATCCTgcaccgcagcagcagcgagtTCGTGATCGACGTTCCACCTCTGGTACTCTTCTTCACCCAGCTCTCTTTGCGCGATACACAGCGTGCGAAGTCCTTCTCTGGCGAACATCTCAAGATGTTCGGCGGTCGTTTTTCGCAACTCCGCTTGCTCACCCTTCCGCAGACGAGAGTAGATGATACTATCAGCACCCTTGCAGTACAGCATGATTTTACCATCCGGCATGCGAAGGATGGAACTCATCCGCTTTCTCGTCGAGTTGAACTCGAGCGTGTTGAGGACGGTGTATTCGCGCTCCTCGCCGAGGTAGTTGACGATAATGCCATCGTTCGAACGTCCGATAACGGTGAAGCCGACATCTCTGGCGGTCGCGACGAGTGCTGCCTCATCCGGACTCTGCGCTTTGAACTCGATCCGAGGTGGGTCGCCGGGTGTCCTTTCCGTGATGACGCTGTGGCATAACGCGAGAGCAAGCATGAACTGTTCTGTGGCCGCCTTCTGTTCTGCACCACTTTCGCCGTCCAGGTCCGCTACAAATTGGGGTGAGACAAATGTAAGATCGTCGTCGCGGAGGTACGGATTGTCGTGGATCTTGCGAATGCGCTCCAACATGACGACACGATCTTGTGCAATCTGCATCTTTGCTTTggcgccttcttcctcaacatTGATACCCATACGCTTCTGCATACCAGCCAACGCCTCAGTGTACGCCTCTCCATATGGATGTCCGTTGATCGTGCACTTCTTGTACTCCATGACGTTCTGTGTAAGGGTACCCGTCTTGTCGGAAAAGATGTACTCAATCTGTCCCAGATCGTCGGAAATGTTCCACGACTTGGGCGTACACGGGTAGTCCAGCTTCTCGTAGTACATGTACGTGTCGGAATAGATGAAAAATGCCTGCGTGCTACGCACGATTTCGAGCGAGATGTAGAGGGAGATGGGCACCAAGTTCTGGAACAAAATGATCGCCGCCCAGAATGTGATGAATCCGTTGAGTCCAGGGGTTGAGCCGTAGGAGCCAAAGTCGAAATAATCCAGCGATTCGCCTCCCTTTCCCCAGTAGTAGCCGTTGACGACGCCTGCGACCAGACACatgacgaagaggatgatgaagTTGTACAGCACGTTCCAATTCAGATCACGCATGATCTTTGGTCGTTTCGAAGGGGTAATTCCAGAGTTGAGCATGATTTTGGTGTCCTCACCAGTGAACGCGACCACGCCCAAAACCCATTCGGTGTTGCGAACCGTGCACCCACGGAGGAGCAAGTTGTTGATGCCCACAGGCTCGGCCATCTCTTTTGGAGGAGCTGATGAGTCCTTCGTATCGTACTGGTTCCATCGCACCACACCGGAGTAGGCGTAGAGGTTAGCATGAGGTGGTTCGCTTTCGATGACAAAATCGGCCTGTTCGCAGTCCCTAGCTCGCTTGATCTGCCGGCCAGAATAGAGTGCAGTTCGGACCTTCAGATTAGTCTCCCCGTCCAAGTTCTTCGTCTCGATGTAGCAGGCGCCGTCGCTATCGCTAGTGGCGAGAACGATGATATCTGCAGGAATCTCCTCATCGTTGTAAAGACGGACAAAGTCGCCCACGCGTACATCCTTCCAGAATTCTTTCTTGAACCGAGCCGTCTCTTCCCGCTCCTTGTTTGGGTTGATCAGGCTGCCGTAATTTCTCTTGGGTACTGGAAGCTGAACGAGTTTGCCGTCCGCGTCCTGCTTGGGAACATGCAATGTGTCTGGCTGGTGTCCATGATCTCCATCTTGGAAGAATCCCTCCACTGGTTTATCGTATGTCTCCTTGTTTCGGTGTCCCGGAGACGGCACGGGCGTCAGCTCCACATCCCCATCTCGGTACTCGTGTGCGCGCTCCTCTTCATCCAGACGAGTGGTGAGCGTGCTCATCCGGCGATCGTCCTGCTCCTCCGTCTTTGCATCCAGTTTGGGCTCCTTGTATGCCTGGCCCTTCGTCTTTCCCTTCATCGCATTCTTGCGACTTTTCCAAAACCTCCACGATGAGATGATACCTCTGGTGGTGGCCTTCTTGAACCTTCGCCACCAGCCAATCTTCTCATCCGAGACGTTGACATTGTTCCAGTCTACCAATCGATGGACGGGCGCATTATTCAGCTCGTTATCGAGAACAGTTCGCCGCCAATCTTCTACCGCGTCTTTAATCGCAGTGATGGTGAGAATGACAATAATGGGTACGGCGGACAGGCCAGGATTTACAACTCCGAAAATGGAAAAGATCTGGAAGTTCGAGTCTGTCAGCGATATCCCTGAATGACTGAAATTGCGATACATAcaccgaggacgacgatgaagataAAGTAGACATTGGCAATGTTGTGGAGCTGGAACCACAAGTTCTTGGGGAGGAAACTGATGGCTGTATACTTGGCGGTTCTGATCTTGTTCCTCTTGAATGTCTGTAGAGGTGCTCCGTGTTCATCTCGTGCGGACTCGGGTAATGGCTGATTAACATATATCGTCCGTTGTGTTTGGCCTTCTGGTGGCTTTCCCTCTGCAATGTCTTCCGCCTCGGGCGTGGCGGTGTCTTTGGATTGCCTGCTGAGACTCAATCGCGCGGCGTGCCGGTTAAAGATGG contains:
- the GTR gene encoding glucosaminyltransferase (beta 1,3-galactosyltransferase. UDP-galactose:N-acetylgalactosamine-alpha-R beta 1,3-galactosyltransferase. Predicted. small (490aa), theoretical pI: 6.08. Conserved protein (reliable hits with fungal hypothetical proteins). Belongs to small gene family.), whose product is MTRRALWQICLSIAVICSATIALLFWTDVPLKTIGFPGKQHNDEKKNPTSKYYSFRTYSAFGTSINDTTSKSATREQLCEHFPKALLRDIQPVLKVGHGVVQTRARNSLNSCSACIDDLLIFSDFDEELEGRPIINVISDLPAEHQEQEQLIPWKAMNGLPVNGSMMDPEITGRQGWELDKFKFLLSISRAWRMRPEKRWYVFYEGDTFVVWDNVFRWLANFDPDTPQYFGSPSPGREDKGERVWFANGGPGYIISRAAMRRLVKNDFDKTTGEYLGSKFTENHWGDVLTDCCGDSVLGWALWQEQVRISGVWPSMNPHPLHGVPFSDQHWCQPVMSMHKVHEKDMVDLWRWEWAHRDFKRPFLYRDLALSYLNLTTMQRRNNWDNAAWDGFDAPADAPHVSADSCESACNSHGGCFQWTYHRRRCTFVRSFRLGDAKEPTTPEPETDGEWTAEDQQFIAGWDTKSIAKWADERPCKEIQWLRPSISRII
- a CDS encoding aminophospholipid-translocating P4-type ATPase; translated protein: MAITYDDDAPPSSTPAGAEQSQPLNRMRWATVRKPGRKGTIKRRSIFNRHAARLSLSRQSKDTATPEAEDIAEGKPPEGQTQRTIYVNQPLPESARDEHGAPLQTFKRNKIRTAKYTAISFLPKNLWFQLHNIANVYFIFIVVLGIFSIFGVVNPGLSAVPIIVILTITAIKDAVEDWRRTVLDNELNNAPVHRLVDWNNVNVSDEKIGWWRRFKKATTRGIISSWRFWKSRKNAMKGKTKGQAYKEPKLDAKTEEQDDRRMSTLTTRLDEEERAHEYRDGDVELTPVPSPGHRNKETYDKPVEGFFQDGDHGHQPDTLHVPKQDADGKLVQLPVPKRNYGSLINPNKEREETARFKKEFWKDVRVGDFVRLYNDEEIPADIIVLATSDSDGACYIETKNLDGETNLKVRTALYSGRQIKRARDCEQADFVIESEPPHANLYAYSGVVRWNQYDTKDSSAPPKEMAEPVGINNLLLRGCTVRNTEWVLGVVAFTGEDTKIMLNSGITPSKRPKIMRDLNWNVLYNFIILFVMCLVAGVVNGYYWGKGGESLDYFDFGSYGSTPGLNGFITFWAAIILFQNLVPISLYISLEIVRSTQAFFIYSDTYMYYEKLDYPCTPKSWNISDDLGQIEYIFSDKTGTLTQNVMEYKKCTINGHPYGEAYTEALAGMQKRMGINVEEEGAKAKMQIAQDRVVMLERIRKIHDNPYLRDDDLTFVSPQFVADLDGESGAEQKAATEQFMLALALCHSVITERTPGDPPRIEFKAQSPDEAALVATARDVGFTVIGRSNDGIIVNYLGEEREYTVLNTLEFNSTRKRMSSILRMPDGKIMLYCKGADSIIYSRLRKGEQAELRKTTAEHLEMFAREGLRTLCIAQRELGEEEYQRWNVDHELAAAAVQDREDKLEEVADRIERELTLIGGTAIEDRLQDGVPDAIALLAQAGIKLWVLTGDKVETAINIGFSCNLLDNDMDLIVLKVDDDDHRAAEIELDKHLEVFGKTGSDAELKAAKKNHEPPAPTHALVIDGDTLKVVLHDDLRQKFLLLCKECRSVLCCRVSPSQKAAVVNLVKRTLEVMTLSIGDGANDVAMIQEADVGVGIAGEEGRQAVMSSDYAIGQFRYLTRLLLVHGRWDYKRMGECVANFFYKNIIWVFALFWYQIFANFDGSYAFDYTYILLFNLAFTSLPVIFQGILDQDVDDKVSLAVPQLYRRGIEQKEWTQTKFWIYMIDGLYQSVICFFFTYLQFHLATFNTESGRNVNDYKRLGVYIVNPIVVVVNVYILMNTLRWDWFMCLITAISILLIWFWTGVYTSFTAGFTFYHAASEVYGALSFWAVCLLTIIVCLLPRFAAKAYQKMYHPYDIDIIREQVRQGKFDYLKDIDANTTSPAAFANASKFVNDTASSSDSSHPGMKERKNANDPSGRNTFDEDMRPIYPPSIAATAATRNPRSHNGSDGTDYTGHGRNSSLDRAFPPVYSQTEAEYEFRRPQRPSFDRLRSSMDRTRSSFEQSRDFTSAAYLARVESSHSGVSEGRSQERRSQDRRRNEGR